A genomic segment from Takifugu rubripes chromosome 20, fTakRub1.2, whole genome shotgun sequence encodes:
- the ccdc50a gene encoding coiled-coil domain-containing protein 50 isoform X1, whose amino-acid sequence MAECNVSIDKKNLPGVKEVCRDFAVLEDHSLAYTLQEQEIESHLASNVNKSKLVQKDLQVAKKLQEEEDHWAKVQSQKQHTDLERQDNEIAKEIQEQLVRQAEQQRQQEEKDAAIARKLQEKEMKEERKRQKQLESNFEEEYFEDHGAARGPLDLDKHIRHRSTSPGQQDAPSSSLCDYPQDNHSKEPKRSRHPRQEPAPPHSRSRNHEHHLLDEGGWSSHGDPYSEQLLTSRGKRGDRYQNYEPAESGRSRSHWDEDAEKVVRRKEKPVRPPPPQSPRERDKGWDREYKQERGRDLEWERYLAKEQRRDREQNHRQAREPGRDGERPRERRHSGDRQRQKDRERDRARTRSRERELEDYRHSSSSSREARASWEEEGDDGERERSTRGRQRVHPSPEEVFEEEREATREVRDTRQGEGSSRKRSHTHPDNDAGRIVHRGSGAVVSKSEFGLDETTRGMKKLDLTDQELKDLEVARKIQEEEIKASKLHERAAQVAQDEEIARLMMEQEKKEYKKVREREKERERDRERAAMEKIAMERRRHEGDYRPHSEDVVRPRTRDEFEHQKNHNKPARPAQPRVHDYENVNPYGHLDHPPRAPTRPEAANKGAYYKR is encoded by the exons ATGGCTGAATGTAACGTTAGCATCGACAAGAAAAACCTACCTGGAGTGAAAGAGG tgtgTCGAGACTTTGCTGTGCTGGAGGACCACTCTCTGGCTTACACCCTTCAGGAACAAGAGA TTGAGAGCCACTTGGCGTCCAACGTCAATAAGAGCAAACTGGTGCAGAAGGACCTGCAGGTGGCCAAGaaactgcaggaggaggaggatcacTGGGCCAAAGTGCAGAGCCAGAAACAGCACACTGACCT TGAGCGCCAAGATAATGAGATTGCAAAGGAAATACAGGAGCAACTGGTCCGACAGGCCGAGCAACAGcgacagcaggaagagaaagatgCT GCCATCGCTCgtaagctgcaggagaaggagatgaaggaggaacggaagagacagaagcagcTGGAATCAAACTTTGAAGAGGAGTACTTTGAGGATCATGGAG CTGCAAGAGGACCCCTGGACTTGGACAAACACATCCGTCACAGGTCGACCTCCCCAGGTCAACAGGATGCTCCAAGCAGCTCGCTCTGTGATTACCCTCAGGACAATCACTCAAAAGAGCCCAAACGGAGCAGGCACCCCAGACAAGAACCTGCACCCCCCCACAGTCGCTCCAGAAATCATGAGCACCATCTGCTGGACGAAGGAGGGTGGAGCAGTCATGGAGATCCATACTCGGAGCAGTTGCTAACCTCTAGAGGCAAGCGTGGGGACAGGTACCAAAATTATGAGCCCGCAGAAAGTGGCAGATCCAGAAGCCACTGGGATGAGGATGCAGAGAAGGTCgtgaggaggaaagagaagccAGTCAGACCACCTCCACCGCAGAGCCCCCGAGAGAGAGACAAGGGCTGGGACAGGGAGTATAAGCAAGAGAGGGGGCGAGACCTGGAATGGGAGCGATACCTGGCAAAAGAACAGCGGCGGGACAGGGAGCAGAATCACAGGCAGGCAAGAGAGCCTGGAAGGGATGGGGAAAGACCCCGAGAGAGAAGACACAGcggggacagacagagacagaaagacagagagagggaccgAGCAAGAACcaggagcagggagagagaactTGAGGACTACAGGCACAGCAGTAGCTCATCGAGGGAGGCCAGGGCATCatgggaagaggaaggagacgatggcgagagggagagaagcaccCGGGGCCGGCAAAGAGTCCACCCCAGCCCTGAAGAGGTGtttgaagaagagagagaggccaCCAGAGAGGTGCGGGACACCCGACAGGgggagggcagcagcaggaaacgcagtcacacacaccccGACAATGATGCAG GTCGCATAGTTCACCGGGGAAGTGGAGCGGTGGTGTCAAAGTCGGAGTTTGGGCTGGATGAGACCACCAGGGGGATGAAAAAGCTCGATCTGACCGACCAGGAGCTCAAGGACTTGGAGGTGGCCAGAAAAATACAGGAGGAGGAAATCAAA GCCAGCAAGTTGCACGAGCGCGCAGCCCAAGTGGCCCAGGATGAG GAAATCGCCCGGCTGATGATGGAACAGGAGAAAAAGGAGTACAAAAAGGTCAGAGAACGGGAGAAGGAGCGGGAGCGGGACAGAGAGAGGGCCGCCATGGAGAAGATAGCGATGGAGAGGAGGCGGCACGAGGGAGACTACAGG CCCCATTCGGAGGACGTGGTCCGGCCCAGAACTCGAGATGAGTTTGAACACCAGAAGAACCACAATAAGCCTGCCAG gcCTGCTCAGCCCCGGGTGCACGACTATGAGAATGTGAACCCTTATGGACATTTAGATCACCCCCCTCGAGCCCCCACCAGACCTGAGGCTGCTAACAAAG GTGCCTATTACAAGCGGTGA
- the ccdc50a gene encoding coiled-coil domain-containing protein 50 isoform X2, with protein MAECNVSIDKKNLPGVKEVCRDFAVLEDHSLAYTLQEQEIESHLASNVNKSKLVQKDLQVAKKLQEEEDHWAKVQSQKQHTDLERQDNEIAKEIQEQLVRQAEQQRQQEEKDAAIARKLQEKEMKEERKRQKQLESNFEEEYFEDHGAARGPLDLDKHIRHRSTSPGQQDAPSSSLCDYPQDNHSKEPKRSRHPRQEPAPPHSRSRNHEHHLLDEGGWSSHGDPYSEQLLTSRGKRGDRYQNYEPAESGRSRSHWDEDAEKVVRRKEKPVRPPPPQSPRERDKGWDREYKQERGRDLEWERYLAKEQRRDREQNHRQAREPGRDGERPRERRHSGDRQRQKDRERDRARTRSRERELEDYRHSSSSSREARASWEEEGDDGERERSTRGRQRVHPSPEEVFEEEREGEGSSRKRSHTHPDNDAGRIVHRGSGAVVSKSEFGLDETTRGMKKLDLTDQELKDLEVARKIQEEEIKASKLHERAAQVAQDEEIARLMMEQEKKEYKKVREREKERERDRERAAMEKIAMERRRHEGDYRPHSEDVVRPRTRDEFEHQKNHNKPARPAQPRVHDYENVNPYGHLDHPPRAPTRPEAANKGAYYKR; from the exons ATGGCTGAATGTAACGTTAGCATCGACAAGAAAAACCTACCTGGAGTGAAAGAGG tgtgTCGAGACTTTGCTGTGCTGGAGGACCACTCTCTGGCTTACACCCTTCAGGAACAAGAGA TTGAGAGCCACTTGGCGTCCAACGTCAATAAGAGCAAACTGGTGCAGAAGGACCTGCAGGTGGCCAAGaaactgcaggaggaggaggatcacTGGGCCAAAGTGCAGAGCCAGAAACAGCACACTGACCT TGAGCGCCAAGATAATGAGATTGCAAAGGAAATACAGGAGCAACTGGTCCGACAGGCCGAGCAACAGcgacagcaggaagagaaagatgCT GCCATCGCTCgtaagctgcaggagaaggagatgaaggaggaacggaagagacagaagcagcTGGAATCAAACTTTGAAGAGGAGTACTTTGAGGATCATGGAG CTGCAAGAGGACCCCTGGACTTGGACAAACACATCCGTCACAGGTCGACCTCCCCAGGTCAACAGGATGCTCCAAGCAGCTCGCTCTGTGATTACCCTCAGGACAATCACTCAAAAGAGCCCAAACGGAGCAGGCACCCCAGACAAGAACCTGCACCCCCCCACAGTCGCTCCAGAAATCATGAGCACCATCTGCTGGACGAAGGAGGGTGGAGCAGTCATGGAGATCCATACTCGGAGCAGTTGCTAACCTCTAGAGGCAAGCGTGGGGACAGGTACCAAAATTATGAGCCCGCAGAAAGTGGCAGATCCAGAAGCCACTGGGATGAGGATGCAGAGAAGGTCgtgaggaggaaagagaagccAGTCAGACCACCTCCACCGCAGAGCCCCCGAGAGAGAGACAAGGGCTGGGACAGGGAGTATAAGCAAGAGAGGGGGCGAGACCTGGAATGGGAGCGATACCTGGCAAAAGAACAGCGGCGGGACAGGGAGCAGAATCACAGGCAGGCAAGAGAGCCTGGAAGGGATGGGGAAAGACCCCGAGAGAGAAGACACAGcggggacagacagagacagaaagacagagagagggaccgAGCAAGAACcaggagcagggagagagaactTGAGGACTACAGGCACAGCAGTAGCTCATCGAGGGAGGCCAGGGCATCatgggaagaggaaggagacgatggcgagagggagagaagcaccCGGGGCCGGCAAAGAGTCCACCCCAGCCCTGAAGAGGTGtttgaagaagagagagag GgggagggcagcagcaggaaacgcagtcacacacaccccGACAATGATGCAG GTCGCATAGTTCACCGGGGAAGTGGAGCGGTGGTGTCAAAGTCGGAGTTTGGGCTGGATGAGACCACCAGGGGGATGAAAAAGCTCGATCTGACCGACCAGGAGCTCAAGGACTTGGAGGTGGCCAGAAAAATACAGGAGGAGGAAATCAAA GCCAGCAAGTTGCACGAGCGCGCAGCCCAAGTGGCCCAGGATGAG GAAATCGCCCGGCTGATGATGGAACAGGAGAAAAAGGAGTACAAAAAGGTCAGAGAACGGGAGAAGGAGCGGGAGCGGGACAGAGAGAGGGCCGCCATGGAGAAGATAGCGATGGAGAGGAGGCGGCACGAGGGAGACTACAGG CCCCATTCGGAGGACGTGGTCCGGCCCAGAACTCGAGATGAGTTTGAACACCAGAAGAACCACAATAAGCCTGCCAG gcCTGCTCAGCCCCGGGTGCACGACTATGAGAATGTGAACCCTTATGGACATTTAGATCACCCCCCTCGAGCCCCCACCAGACCTGAGGCTGCTAACAAAG GTGCCTATTACAAGCGGTGA
- the ccdc50a gene encoding coiled-coil domain-containing protein 50 isoform X3, with protein MAECNVSIDKKNLPGVKEVCRDFAVLEDHSLAYTLQEQEIESHLASNVNKSKLVQKDLQVAKKLQEEEDHWAKVQSQKQHTDLERQDNEIAKEIQEQLVRQAEQQRQQEEKDAAIARKLQEKEMKEERKRQKQLESNFEEEYFEDHGGRIVHRGSGAVVSKSEFGLDETTRGMKKLDLTDQELKDLEVARKIQEEEIKASKLHERAAQVAQDEEIARLMMEQEKKEYKKVREREKERERDRERAAMEKIAMERRRHEGDYRPHSEDVVRPRTRDEFEHQKNHNKPARPAQPRVHDYENVNPYGHLDHPPRAPTRPEAANKGAYYKR; from the exons ATGGCTGAATGTAACGTTAGCATCGACAAGAAAAACCTACCTGGAGTGAAAGAGG tgtgTCGAGACTTTGCTGTGCTGGAGGACCACTCTCTGGCTTACACCCTTCAGGAACAAGAGA TTGAGAGCCACTTGGCGTCCAACGTCAATAAGAGCAAACTGGTGCAGAAGGACCTGCAGGTGGCCAAGaaactgcaggaggaggaggatcacTGGGCCAAAGTGCAGAGCCAGAAACAGCACACTGACCT TGAGCGCCAAGATAATGAGATTGCAAAGGAAATACAGGAGCAACTGGTCCGACAGGCCGAGCAACAGcgacagcaggaagagaaagatgCT GCCATCGCTCgtaagctgcaggagaaggagatgaaggaggaacggaagagacagaagcagcTGGAATCAAACTTTGAAGAGGAGTACTTTGAGGATCATGGAG GTCGCATAGTTCACCGGGGAAGTGGAGCGGTGGTGTCAAAGTCGGAGTTTGGGCTGGATGAGACCACCAGGGGGATGAAAAAGCTCGATCTGACCGACCAGGAGCTCAAGGACTTGGAGGTGGCCAGAAAAATACAGGAGGAGGAAATCAAA GCCAGCAAGTTGCACGAGCGCGCAGCCCAAGTGGCCCAGGATGAG GAAATCGCCCGGCTGATGATGGAACAGGAGAAAAAGGAGTACAAAAAGGTCAGAGAACGGGAGAAGGAGCGGGAGCGGGACAGAGAGAGGGCCGCCATGGAGAAGATAGCGATGGAGAGGAGGCGGCACGAGGGAGACTACAGG CCCCATTCGGAGGACGTGGTCCGGCCCAGAACTCGAGATGAGTTTGAACACCAGAAGAACCACAATAAGCCTGCCAG gcCTGCTCAGCCCCGGGTGCACGACTATGAGAATGTGAACCCTTATGGACATTTAGATCACCCCCCTCGAGCCCCCACCAGACCTGAGGCTGCTAACAAAG GTGCCTATTACAAGCGGTGA
- the LOC101075407 gene encoding uncharacterized protein — protein MDSFIRGTLVMLTPLLMLPHLHCTTECPGTCKCNPNGAVLCVGSSITDVPKQIPATTYLLQMHNTNMTVINERSLAGLDLMLRFSLTHSLLHTVHPEAFRVAPQLLSVKLSSNRLVALPPRIFSPLTHLDQLLLDGNRLESIAPKMFEGLSDLQVIDLSRNNLGSLAAELFTGLSKLHFLNLGRNSIKELPPTIFHPLTNLKTLFIYNNEIKTLDGGMFAGLDKLTELKLHYNQIASLPPQLFWSLGKMNTLTLSANQLQTIPEKTFYHMPEMKKLTIYNNPLLTLPDQLMGHMPQLQEFYLYNTKLTTLPPNLFANMSGLITLNVHINDRLSELPSDLFCCLPFLDKLSLKSNNLVQLHPQLFSRLTRLRLLYLNDNKLQGLPGDIFRALIQVSTIDLKNNQLTTLPGESFVTNSALKFLNLSGNPWDCGCGIRGIAKWIKHNQGVVADNDEVICSTRDDRARRTISSLSDDDFLHCDALMVKSRLPTWTTKPTARPQSAPPPTTPVTTATPEPQTGPPHVTVLTSSTLALPLQASTSSLPNTDAAPPSEAPSAHMPTVFYHKMVLEVHREYVHNNHQRGVDFIWFLPSETTFTWFLMFSHILLVAAGVFLLLATLYYLYRLNKSINTLRAEPWRIMDLLLTLQGLLLLSSLGAIVGSCPDGCKCQGTQFVCSGLSEVPATLPSTTVALSFSNCSINSLKPEDLAQFANALTIFVVKDSALKDVRPGSLAASTNLSALMITGTEVQDLPEDLFQSLKMLQSLNLMSNRLLVLRPGWFSQLSDLKLLDLSKNFFTTVPVETFRSLTTLNKLLLSGNNISHLPEEAFKGLSKLKILRLNRNALQELSAGTFDDLVGLEELSLQNNLITHLPPDLFAKTKNLQKLFLSHNRLTSLPQGVFINLPLLSQISLYKNQLESLGPGVFGPMPLRELWLYDNKLSLVEDDTFSNLTQLFLLVLSRNQISHVSTGAFRGLEEIGEISLHTNLLRSLQAGTFRGLPNLFHISLEHNFLSTLPAGVLQGVSQLENIDLHNNSFPNLPQTSLDTLTVATKVLLQQNPWRCDRDILPLRDWLKNHPSKANQSLLMCETPSGMNGELIVLLKDDDLIPLKSTLEPVVNSTEDSKPTVPQSTQSTSSSSNAVKTTPKSEVEENAGDGQTENETGLNGTAVILTAVAVVSVVIITTVIVSCICWRRKKRGRADIGHSNKNSVLYASKQQKWAAPRITYEATRLEPIGHKITVENMSRGEAFALLLWLLVKPSLCQPEEYKDWYIFSSSVTDIPRVLIPGVTKVYFLSSHIETIPKKAFFENPQLEKIEFMESNVASIEPGALEGLVNLKAVEIAGNPLATIPAGVFKDLENLQTIVLKNNKLRNLEKGLFQGLKNVREIQLHGNEIDQIEEGTFDELENLERLHLAKNNISSVSTDLFSKLAKLQTLRLYENQLTSVPEDIFHNLTNLKEVALSGNKLTELSPKLFPHKDKLVKLYLENNLLTTLPPQFFVDFPQLKTLTLQKNNLRTLPPVLFETLPKLSSLSLSENNLSTLPKGLFSPLEKMKTLDLSKNHFVTMSAEYFEGLGGLRELKLENNKIHSLDADVFHELPSLTTLRLAHNDLRTLPGDTFQPLVKLTKLDLNNNPWQCDCNLVQLHSWIVSNSKILTSAAVCESPEALKGQEIKSLNEDQLICPTRPPTTASPTTTISIPTTTPMTTVITTTK, from the exons ATGGATTCTTTCATCAGAG GCACCTTGGTGATGCTAACCCCCCTCCTCATGTTGCCACACCTTCACTGCACCACGGAGTGCCCTGGCACGTGCAAGTGTAACCCCAATGGTGCGGTCCTCTGTGttggcagcagcatcacagatgTACCCAAGCAGATCCCGGCCACCACttacctgctgcagatgcacAACACCAACATGACGGTGATCAACGAGCGGAGCTTGGCCGGTCTGGACCTGATGCTGCGGTTTAGCCTCACCCACAGCCTCCTGCACACCGTCCATCCCGAGGCGTTCCGAGTGGCTCCGCAGCTCCTGTCGGTCAAGCTGTCATCCAACCGTCTCGTCGCCCTTCCCCCTCGGATCTTCAGCCCACTGACCCACCtggatcagctgctgctggatgggaACCGCTTGGAGAGCATAGCACCAAAGATGTTTGAGGGACTTTCGGATCTGCAGGTAATTGACCTCAGCCGGAACAACCTTGGTAGCCTGGCCGCGGAGCTTTTCACCGGACTCTCCAAACTCCACTTTCTGAACCTCGGCAGGAACTCCATCAAGGAGCTCCCACCTACAATCTTTCATCCTTTAACCAATCTGAAAACGCTCTTCATCTACAACAATGAAATAAAGACGCTGGACGGGGGGATGTTTGCCGGACTGGACAAGCTCACAGAGCTGAAACTGCACTATAACCAGATAGCCAGCCTCCCGCCTCAGCTGTTCTGGTCGCTGGGGAAGATGAACACCCTCACCCTGTCTGCCAACCAACTTCAGACCATCCCAGAGAAGACCTTTTACCACATGCCCGAGATGAAGAAGCTCACCATTTACAACAACCCTCTGTTAACTTTACCAGACCAGCTAATGGGTCACATGCCCCAACTGCAGGAATTTTACCTTTACAACACCAAGCTCACCACTCTTCCTCCCAATTTGTTTGCCAACATGTCGGGGCTGATCACCCTGAACGTGCACATTAATGACAGGCTCTCGGAGCTGCCCTCAGACCTGTTTTGCTGCCTCCCCTTCCTGGACAAGCTCTCTCTGAAGTCCAACAACCTGGTCCAGCTGCATCCACAGCTGTTTTCCAGGCTCACCAGGCTGAGGCTCCTCTATCTCAATGACAACAAGCTGCAGGgtctaccgggagacatctttAGGGCCCTCATCCAGGTCTCCACAATAGATCTAAAGAATAATCAACTGACTACCCTCCCGGGGGAGAGTTTCGTGACCAATTCTGCTTTGAAATTTCTAAATTTGAGTGGTAACCCCTGGGACTGCGGCTGTGGTATCAGAGGAATCGCAAAATGGATAAAACACAATCAGGGTGTGGTTGCCGACAACGATGAAGTGATCTGCAGCACCCGGGACGACCGAGCCCGCCGCACCATCAGCTCTCTCTCCGATGACGACTTCCTTCACTGCGATGCTCTGATGGTGAAGAGTCGCCTTCCAACGTGGACAACAAAACCCACTGCCAGACCCCAGTCAGCTCCTCCACCGACCACCCCGGTGACCACAGCAACCCCTGAGCCTCAGACAGGCCCTCCACACGTCACCGTTCTGACCTCATCAACCCTGGCGTTGCCTCTTCaggcctccacctccagcctgcCCAACACAGATGCCGCCCCCCCCTCCGAGGCTCCGTCAGCACACATGCCCACCGTTTTCTACCACAAAATGGTGCTTGAAGTGCATCGTGAGTACGTTCACAACAACCATCAGCGTGGCGTGGACTTCATTTGGTTCCTGCCCTCGGAGACAACCTTCACATGGTTCCTCATGTTCTCCCACATCCTCCTCGTGGCCGCAGGCGTCTTCCTCCTTCTCGCTACCTTGTATTATTTGTACCGCCTGAACAAGAGCATAAATACGCTGAGAGCCGAACCCTG GAGAATCATGGACCTGCTGCTCACTCTCCAGGGACTCCTGCTTCTCTCGTCCCTCGGCGCCATTGTCGGGTCGTGTCCGGATGGATGCAAATGTCAAGGCACCCAATTTGTCTGCAGTGGCCTCTCAGAAGTCCCTGCAACGCTGCCCTCCACTACAGTGGCCCTCTCTTTCTCTAACTGCAGTATCAACTCCCTCAAACCGGAGGACCTGGCCCAATTTGCAAATGCCCTGACCATCTTTGTGGTCAAAGACAGCGCTCTGAAAGATGTGAGGCCTGGCTCTCTGGCCGCCTCCACGAATCTGAGCGCTTTAATGATTACTGGCACTGAAGTGCAAGATCTGCCTGAGGATTTGTTCCAAAGCCTGAAGATGCTTCAGTCCCTGAATCTGATGAGCAACCGGCTCCTGGTGTTACGGCCCGGATGGTTTTCTCAGTTAAGTGATCTGAAACTCCTTGACCTCAGTAAGAACTTCTTTACTACTGTTCCTGTGGAAACCTTTCGTTCCCTTACCACGTTGAACAAACTCTTACTGTCCGGGAACAACATCAGTCATCTGCCAGAGGAGGCGTTCAAAGGCCTGTCAAAGCTGAAAATCTTAAGGCTTAACAGGAACGCCCTGCAGGAACTTTCTGCGGGTACTTTTGATGACCTTGTAGGCCTTGAGGAACTATCCCTACAGAATAATTTAATCACTCATCTGCCCCCTGACCTGTTTGCAAAGACGAAAAATCTCCAAaaactcttcctctcccacaaCAGGCTCACATCTCTTCCACAGGGGGTCTTCATAAACCTGCCCCTCCTTTCCCAAATCTCTCTTTATAAGAATCAGTTGGAGAGTCTGGGACCAGGGGTTTTCGGGCCCATGCCCCTGAGGGAGTTGTGGCTGTATGATAATAAGCTCAGCCTTGTGGAGGATGACACGTTCAGCAACCTGACTCAGTTATTTCTCCTGGTGCTGAGTCGCAACCAGATCAGTCATGTGTCCACAGGAGCCTTTCGCGGCTTGGAGGAGATCGGGGAGATTTCGCTTCACACCAATCTGCTCAGGTCCCTGCAGGCTGGCACCTTCCGCGGGCTCCCCAATCTTTTCCACATCTCCCTGGAGCACAATTTTCTGAGCACCCTACCTGCGGGGGTCCTCCAGGGGGTGAGCCAGCTGGAAAATATAGACCTTCACAACAACTCCTTCCCTAATCTGCCACAAACGAGTCTAGACACCCTGACTGTAGCGACAAAGgtgcttctgcagcagaaccCTTGGAGGTGTGACCGGGATATTCTACCACTCAGAGACTGGCTGAAAAATCACCCGTCCAAAGCCAACCAAAGTCTTTTGATGTGCGAAACACCTTCCGGCATGAATGGCGAGCTCATCGTTCTGCTGAAAGACGACGACCTTATTCCTCTTAAGTCCACCCTGGAGCCTGTTGTGAATTCAACAGAGGACAGCAAACCCACCGTCCCTCAAAGCACACaaagcacttcctcttcctcaaacGCTGTGAAGACCACCCCCAAgtcagaggtggaggaaaacGCCGGCGATGGGCAAACAGAGAATGAAACCGGTTTAAATGGCACCGCGGTCATTCTCACCGCCGTCGCCGTGGTGTCGGTTGTAATCATCACCACCGTCATCGTCAGCTGCATTTGCTGGAGgcggaaaaaaagaggaagagcagacatCGGTCACAGCAATAAGAATTCTGTGCTGTA TGCTTCCAAG cagcagaagtgggcGGCACCACGCATCACTTATGAAGCAACGCGCTTGGAGCCCATCGGCCATAAGATAACGG TGGAAAACATGTCAAGAGGTGAAGCTTTTGCTCTGTTGCTCTGGTTACTGGTTAAGCCATCGCTGTGTCAGCCCGAGGAGTATAAGGACTGGTATATCTTTAGTTCCTCAGTGACAGATATCCCTCGTGTCCTGATACCCGGCGTGACGAAAGTTTATTTTCTGAGTAGTCACATTGAAACGATCcctaaaaaagccttttttgaaAATCCCCAACTTGAGAAGATTGAATTCATGGAGTCAAATGTTGCATCCATAGAACCAGGAGCTTTAGAGGGTTTGGTTAACCTCAAAGCTGTCGAGATCGCCGGAAACCCACTGGCAACCATCCCAGCCGGAGTCTTCAAAGACCTCGAAAACCTGCAGACGATCGTACTGAAGAACAACAAGCTCCGTAATCTGGAAAAAGGATTGTTTCAGGGCCTTAAAAATGTCAGAGAGATCCAACTTCATGGCAACGAGATTGACCAGATTGAAGAAGGAACCTTTGATGAGCTTGAGAACCTCGAACGTCTCCATTTAGCTAAAAATAACATCTCCTCCGTATCTACAGACCTGTTCTCAAAACTTGCCAAATTACAGACTCTAAGGCTTTATGAGAACCAGCTGACCTCCGTTCCAGAGGATATTTTCCACAACCTGACAAATTTAAAGGAAGTTGCTTTATCTGGAAACAAATTAACAGAATTGTCACCAAAGCTGTTCCCACACAAGGACAAATTAGTCAAACTCTATTTGGAGAATAATCTCCTGACAACATTACCGCCCCAATTCTTTGTTGACTTCCCTCAGCTTAAAACACTCACACTCCAGAAGAACAATTTAAGGACTCTGCCACCCGTGCTTTTTGAAACATTGCCTAAATTGTCTAGTTTGAGCCTGAGTGAGAACAATCTCAGCACTCTCCCTAAAGGATTATTCAGCCCTCTGGAGAAAATGAAGACACTCGACCTGTCTAAAAATCACTTTGTCACCATGAGCGCTGAGTATTTTGAAGGTCTTGGGGGGCTGAGAGAGCTGAAGCTAGAAAATAACAAGATCCACTCTCTGGATGCAGATGTTTTTCACGAGCTTCCATCATTGACCACGCTCAGATTAGCACACAATGACCTACGGACTCTTCCTGGTGATACCTTTCAGCCTCTTGTGAAACTCACCAAACTTGACCTCAATAACAACCCTTGGCAATGTGACTGTAATCTGGTCCAACTTCACTCCTGGATTGTGTCAAACTCCAAAATATTGACTTCTGCTGCCGTCTGCGAGAGTCCAGAAGCTCTGAAGGGACAAGAAATCAAATCACTGAATGAGGATCAATTAATTTGCCCCACTCGTCCTCCGACAACCGCATCACCCACAACCACCATCTCAATACCAACAACGACACCCATGACTACagtgataacaacaacaaaataa